Proteins encoded by one window of Mercenaria mercenaria strain notata chromosome 4, MADL_Memer_1, whole genome shotgun sequence:
- the LOC123553217 gene encoding neuromedin-U receptor 2-like: MAISVERYRVIRKPFLGIAENCNKVVKVIIFIWIISVLASIPWFYIAVYRSSQLVDGTPIKVCRNPIRLNWQRVYITGLTALFYMVPCLILLAIYVEICRELGRSNMAQGARFGQSEVGRIAFYSERKRSQRQVLNLISSIVFVFFLCHLPLRVAGLWFTFEDKNVIYSLGLEKYLTILYSTRIIFYLNHALNPIVYNFVSRKFRQALKSVSLKKWSRSDFKRSVTKRMIVKSSSNRKP; this comes from the exons ATGGCGATCAGTGTCGAGCGTTACAGGGTAATCCGAAAACCTTTCCTTGGAATAGCTGAAAATTGCAACAAG GTCGTCAAGGTGATCATCTTCATTTGGATAATCTCTGTGCTTGCTAGTATTCCATGGTTTTACATTGCTGTTTACAGAAGCTCTCAGCTAGTGGACGGAACGCCCATTAAG GTGTGTCGAAATCCGATTCGTCTTAATTGGCAACGGGTGTACATAACCGGCTTGACAGCACTCTTTTACATGGTCCCATGCCTAATATTGCTCGCCATTTATGTAGAAATTTGCCGAGAACTAGGTCGTAGCAACATGGCTCAAGGAGCACGTTTCGGACAGTCGGAGGTTGGGAGAATTGCATTCTACAGTGAAAGAAAACGTTCTCAGAGACAGGTCCTGAACCTAATCAGTTCAATCgtgtttgttttctttctgtGTCATTTACCTCTACGCGTAGCGGGACTGTGGTTCACTTTTGAGGACAAAAACGTCATATATTCCCTCGGTCTTGAAAAATATCTGACTATACTATATTCTACAAGAATTATATTCTACCTAAATCACGCCTTGAATCCAATTGTATACAACTTCGTCTCAAGAAAATTTAGACAGGCATTGAAGAGCGTTTCTCTGAAAAAATGGAGCAGATCTGACTTCAAAAGATCAGTCACTAAGCGCATGATAGTCAAAAGTTCAAGTAACAGAAAGCCATAA